From one Trifolium pratense cultivar HEN17-A07 linkage group LG1, ARS_RC_1.1, whole genome shotgun sequence genomic stretch:
- the LOC123917758 gene encoding BTB/POZ and MATH domain-containing protein 2-like, whose amino-acid sequence MGKILRETSRPSSNSSPASPSSGPATTSSTSITETVKGSHRFKISGYSLSKGIGIGKYIASEIFSVGGYDWAIYFYPDGKSLEDNATYVSLFIALASEGTDVRALFELTLLDQSGKERHKVHSHFERTLESGPYTLKYRGSMWGYKRFFKRVSLETSDYLKDDCLSVNCSVGVVRSHTEGPKTFSIAIPPSTIGHQFGKLLESGKDSDVSFEVNGEIFAAHKLVLAARSAVFRAQLFGPMKDKNTQCIKVEDMEAPVFKALLHVIYWDSLPDMQELTGINSKWATTLMAQHLLAAADRYGLDRLRLMCEASLCEDVAINTVATTLALAEQHHCFQLKAVCLKFIARPENLRAVMQTDGFEYLKESCPSVLTELLEYVARFTEHSDFLCKHRNEAILDGSDVNGRRVKQRIYCEK is encoded by the exons ATGGGTAAGATTCTGAGAGAAACATCGAGGCCTTCCTCAAATTCATCACCGGCATCACCTTCTTCAGGTCCGGCAACAACTTCATCGACATCGATAACCGAAACGGTTAAAGGTTCTCACAGGTTCAAGATTTCGGGGTATTCGTTATCGAAAGGGATTGGAATTGGGAAGTACATAGCATCGGAGATATTTTCTGTTGGTGGTTACGATTGGGCGATTTATTTCTATCCTGATGGGAAAAGTTTGGAGGATAATGCTACGTATGTGTCGCTTTTCATAGCGCTTGCAAGCGAAGGAACTGATGTTAGGGCACTTTTTGAATTGACACTTTTGGATCAGAGTGGGAAAGAGAGGCATAAGGTTCATAGCCATTTTGAGAGAACGTTGGAGAGTGGACCTTACACGTTGAAATATCGTGGTAGCATGTG GGGATACAAAAGATTTTTCAAGAGAGTGTCACTAGAGACATCAGATTACCTTAAAGATGACTGCCTTAGTGTTAATTGTAGCGTTGGTGTCGTGAGGTCACACACAGAGGGCCCTAAAACATTTTCAATTGCAATACCACCTTCTACTATTGGTCACCAGTTCGGGAAGCTACTGGAAAGTGGAAAGGACAGTGATGTGAGTTTTGAAGTGAATGGTGAAATTTTTGCAGCTCATAAATTGGTACTAGCTGCTCGATCAGCTGTTTTTAGAGCTCAACTTTTTGGTCCTATGAAAGATAAGAATACACAATGTATAAAAGTTGAAGACATGGAGGCTCCAGTTTTCAAG GCATTGCTTCATGTTATATATTGGGACTCACTGCCTGACATGCAAGAGCTTACTGGGATTAACTCAAAATGGGCAACTACCTTGATGGCTCAGCATCTGCTAGCAGCAGCTGATCGGTATGGCTTAGATAGACTTAGGCTGATGTGTGAAGCAAGTTTATGTGAAGATGTTGCAATAAACACTGTGGCTACAACTTTAGCTTTGGCAGAGCAGCATCATTGTTTCCAGCTGAAAGCAGTCTGTCTGAAATTCATTGCAAGGCCTGAAAATCTCAGAG CTGTGATGCAAACTGATGGTTTCGAGTATTTGAAGGAAAGTTGTCCATCTGTTTTGACTGAGCTTTTGGAGTATGTGGCCAGATTTACTGAGCATTCAGACTTCCTGTGCAAGCATAGGAACGAAGCAATACTTGATGGCAGCGATGTAAATGGAAGGCGGGTGAAACAAAGAATATACTGTGAAAAATGA